A genomic segment from Drosophila miranda strain MSH22 chromosome 3, D.miranda_PacBio2.1, whole genome shotgun sequence encodes:
- the LOC108159917 gene encoding AT-rich interactive domain-containing protein 2, with product MTSNIDNVRVLLQSLPAAAALGGNNNNAQQIEQQSPAKGLGMIAATTPLRARNPYQQQPQTPAPLTPENTAGKPASAPEEFWRDLQQFHERRGTALTHAAKISGKLVDLYKLYTEVTDRGGFNKVNMRDEWDEVYSAMETLRERCVNGTAGIKHIYRRYLDKYERLNFFGEDPDKMEALEAAIENAEMGSGRARSRALAVGGGGLGSIFGHSHSTLPAVPMSYNQRQHIVNVDRRRQYKMSTQLHKHSSYEKLLLSLLSPLPNEQDFAINVCTLMANEVRHTLQLADCPKLLDVLLAHLGVYADYTIRKLFQHSYAEVRRHSQHNFWRDLLYDKPQVLELYTDEQAWLDNGLISKEDKDEQENSSNARSELLAACDELDFLNLRRSNGTDERMGQRVLQIVQLVRALSFHQENQIPLGSNRTLWRYLVMGANVRWSNIHIQALETAGNLANQFELQDPTTDELSRNLLATLCEGIDCNDRAVIISCLEIIYKLCGKEGNSQYMNRCLGLDFYQRAMLLLSLTDVMLLIFTLEAIYALSSLGARPCSLLMQVRGLVDQLVALISVEAQTYGADGCILMRVVEMVPGNLINSLATNATNPTAATPAAPPSAQVVAKPPVALPIPTPAQTQVLQPHTEQQIVALPQTVPTLPVPSLPQVPLPLPVPSLPQVILPPGVVSMALPAPPSAPQSFTHDDEQYALAWLGATYERAGAGHEFRLEQQEFYRIYLSHCQKAGKLSVVNHMQFPRLVRLIFNQTVGPVIVRHLDGTELPGTYYVGIRTRAQPLAMHQKASPSAAPLKKETLILPKLQTDSTPMEAAEEQTAPPPPTPTPPTSSSLIKSLLANKVTERQQKQKAQVLLQSPQPPALVPTTASASNAPSNQPIKVTSTAISAFVNNPLMQHTPVKVGQTTIKPLHPQMPMEKKPITDSAPPPLAPLSGANVVTKDASGRTLIISAATKRKLTIDDEQNKRLALENQASASGKEEPQVTPSKNAANLYADLAASILEDEDLDDVPPLAKPSQEQPQQQQHQQQLQLIPAKVQSTQRQLVFPGSSGSAPAPPPQLKLANTLATTATIKTDQGLQTVPVILQPKNSMDASSPAQQTTQYVLATNQQGQTYLVAQQTQPAVPPPSQTAQPTLLVTQTPQQQTKTIIILQQQPGGVSAASVPGTQKMIMTTAQGQQVLVTTTTAPQQPQTRPAVQHQHQQQIFITPQRPVPALGAGQMSPSLLSQLNQIPATIKLHQPQPQVTAQQRLAAAKAGATLPIPQLQQHQSIIQQHIISGPPTPMAGAGAPAVAPGEKRQILLSGIKETTLITQTPATAAPLQQSQLNSQTIITTQPTTATAVAGLQQQQQHIRTVLEQQQQHHPSIIQQKITMPVIPEAVKSATGGVITKKPLQPQLVPAAKPTLSQIVMSTSESTSTAVAKPLAVLAESKTVEHTASAGANSSTSSVVISQVQTTPLYATPAATGASIATVSPTPVPVPVDVNWLFICDWRNCPRRKFKSLNELKYHVVNVHCPDHLDADADIYCQWGSGPAFCDNRARRRYSLMTHLIDRHLALDNLRAGVQRRLATGIHNVAPAQPPVTIVRNEGHAQRLAGNASVSGSAPAPVAAPVVGSAAMQAMNRHTTDYTNSKELMDENEGPVTKSIRLTAALILRNLVTNTSTAKRSLKRYEPHLASVAMSNVEASGVLSHIMYELSQ from the exons ATGACCTCAAACATCGATAATGTACGCGTACTGCTGCAGTCGCTGCCTGCAGCGGCAGCCTTGggtggcaacaacaacaacgcccAGCAAATCGAGCAGCAGTCGCCGGCAAAGGGGCTCGGAATGATAGCAGCAACAACGCCTTTGCGCGCCAGAAATCCATACCAACAGCAACCGCAGACACCGGCCCCTTTAACGCCGGAGAATACGGCAGGGAAACCTGCGTCGGCGCCGGAAGAGTTCTGGCGTGATCTGCAGCAGTTCCACGAGCGACGCGG CACTGCATTGACCCATGCGGCCAAGATCAGTGGCAAGCTTGTGGACTTGTATAAACTCTACACTGAGGTCACAGATCGGGGTGGTTTCAACAAGGTTAACATGCGTGACGAGTGGGACGAAGTTTACAGTGCCATGGAGACCTTAAGAGAACGCTGTGTCAATGGTACGGCAGGCATCAAGCACATCTACCGACGCTACCTAGACAAGTACGAGCGCCTGAATTTCTTTGGCGAGGATCCGGACAAAATGGAGGCTCTAGAGGCGGCGATTGAGAATGCTGAGATGGGTAGTGGACGGGCCCGATCCCGAGCACTGGCCGTAGGAGGCGGCGGGCTGGGCAGCATCTTTGGACACTCGCACTCCACACTGCCAGCAGTGCCCATGTCCTACAATCAACGCCAGCACATCGTGAACGTGGACCGCCGAAGGCAGTACAAGATGTCCACACAGCTCCACAAGCACAGCAGCTACGAGAAGCTGCTGCTTTCCCTGCTCTCGCCGCTGCCCAACGAGCAGGACTTTGCCATCAACGTGTGCACCCTCATGGCCAACGAAGTGCGGCACACCCTCCAACTGGCCGATTGCCCAAAGCTGTTGGACGTACTTCTGGCCCATTTGGGCGTCTATGCGGACTACACCATACGCAAGTTGTTCCAGCACAGCTACGCAGAAGTGCGACGTCACTCGCAGCACAACTTCTGGCGCGATCTGCTCTACGACAAGCCGCAGGTCCTCGAGCTCTACACCGACGAGCAAGCCTGGCTGGACAATGGGCTCATCAGCAAAGAGGACAAGGACGAGCAGGAGAACTCCTCCAATGCCCGCAGCGAGCTGCTGGCGGCATGCGATGAGCTGGACTTTTTAAATCTGCGCCGCAGCAATGGCACCGACGAGCGCATGGGCCAGCGCGTGCTCCAGATCGTGCAGCTCGTGCGGGCGCTCAGTTTCCACCAAGAGAATCAAATACCGCTGGGCTCCAATCGCACACTGTGGCGGTATCTGGTCATGGGTGCCAATGTTCGCTGGA GCAACATCCACATCCAGGCTCTGGAGACGGCCGGAAATCTGGCGAACCAGTTTGAGCTGCAGGACCCCACTACGGACGAGTTGTCGCGGAATCTGCTGGCCACACTCTGCGAAGGAATCGACTGCAACGACCGAGCTGTCATTATCAGCTGCCTCGAGATCATATATAAGCTGTGTGGCAAGGAAGGCAACTCCCAGTATATGAACCGCTGCCTGGGCCTGGACTTCTATCAGCGCGCCATGCTGCTGCTATCGCTAACGGATGTGATGCTGCTTATCTTCACTCTGGAAGCGATCTATGCCCTGagctcgctcggagcccgTCCCTGCTCTCTGTTGATGCAGGTGCGTGGCCTGGTCGACCAGCTTGTGGCTCTGATATCCGTCGAGGCGCAGACCTATGGAGCTGACGGTTGCATTTTGATGCGCGTCGTGGAGATGGTCCCGGGGAATCTGATTAATTCCTTGGCCACGAATGCCACCAATCCTACAGCTGCCACGCCAGCTGCACCACCATCTGCCCAAGTGGTCGCCAAGCCGCCTGTCGCTCTGCCCATACCGACGCCTGCCCAGACACAGGTCCTGCAACCCCACACTGAGCAGCAGATTGTGGCTCTGCCGCAAACGGTGCCCACTCTTCCTGTTCCCAGTCTCCCGCAGGttcctctgccgctgccagtACCCAGTCTGCCGCAGGTTATACTGCCGCCAGGCGTGGTCTCCATGGCCCTGCCAGCTCCACCATCCGCACCGCAGAGTTTCACACACGACGATGAGCAGTACGCTCTGGCCTGGCTGGGAGCCACATACGAGAGGGCTGGCGCCGGCCACGAGTTTCGCCTGGAGCAGCAGGAGTTTTACAGGATCTACCTGTCGCACTGCCAGAAGGCAGGCAAGCTTTCGGTGGTCAATCACATGCAGTTCCCTCGCCTAGTGCGCCTCATTTTCAACCAGACCGTGGGGCCCGTCATAGTGCGCCACTTGGACGGTACAGAGCTGCCGGGCACGTACTACGTGGGCATCCGGACGCGCGCACAGCCATTGGCCATGCACCAGAAGGCCAGTCCATCCGCAGCTCCTCTCAAGAAGGAAACTCTCATTCTGCCCAAGCTGCAGACGGACTCAACGCCAATGGAAGCAGCCGAAGAGCAGACGGCTCCTCCTCCACCCACGCCCACGCCGCCGACCAGCTCCTCCCTCATCAAGAGTCTGCTGGCCAACAAGGTGACCGAGCGTCAGCAGAAGCAAAAGGCACAGGTGCTATTGCAGTCACCCCAGCCCCCGGCCCTGGTGCCCACCACAGCCTCCGCATCGAACGCTCCCTCCAACCAGCCCATCAAAGTGACTTCGACGGCGATCAGCGCCTTCGTGAACAACCCTCTGATGCAGCACACGCCGGTAAAGGTGGGACAGACTACCATAAAGCCACTGCATCCCCAGATGCCAATGGAGAAGAAGCCTATCACCGACTCGGCTCCTCCGCCACTGGCTCCGCTGAGTGGGGCGAATGTTGTGACCAAGGACGCCAGCGGACGCACTCTGATAATATCGGCAGCCACCAAACGGAAACTGACCATCGACGACGAGCAGAATAAGCGGCTGGCCCTCGAGAACCAGGCCAGCGCCTCCGGTAAGGAGGAACCCCAGGTGACACCCTCGAAGAATGCCGCCAATCTGTATGCAGACCTGGCCGCCTCCATACTGGAGGATGAGGACTTGGATGACGTTCCGCCACTGGCCAAGCCAAGTCAGGAgcagccccagcagcagcagcatcaacaaCAGCTGCAGCTCATCCCGGCCAAGGTGCAGTCCACCCAGCGTCAGCTTGTATTTCCCGGCAGCAGTGGCTCCGCCCCCGCTCCTCCACCGCAGCTCAAGCTGGCCAACACG CTGGCCACCACGGCCACCATCAAGACGGACCAGGGCCTACAGACGGTGCCTGTGATCCTGCAGCCGAAAAATTCAATGGATGCCTCCTCGCCGGCCCAGCAGACAACGCAGTACGTGCTCGCCACGAATCAGCAAGGTCAGACCTACCTGGTGGCCCAGCAGACCCAGCCCGCCGTCCCACCACCCTCTCAAACGGCTCAGCCCACGCTCCTGGTCACACAGACACCCCAGCAGCAGACGAAAACCATCATCatactgcagcagcagccgggcgGAGTGTCTGCAGCCAGTGTGCCGGGCACGCAGAAGATGATCATGACCACGGCGCAGGGTCAGCAGGTTCTGGTCACTACCACCACGGCCCCCCAGCAGCCTCAGACACGCCCCGCCgtccaacaccaacaccagcagcagatcTTCATCACGCCCCAGAGGCCAGTGCCAGCCCTAGGGGCAGGGCAGATGTCACCCTCCCTGCTCTCGCAGCTCAACCAGATACCAGCCACCATCAAGCTGCatcagccacagccacaggtGACGGCTCAGCAGCGCCTGGCGGCCGCCAAGGCGGGAGCCACATTGCCCATACCGCAGCTACAGCAGCACCAGTCAATCATACAGCAGCACATCATCTCGGGCCCACCCACGCCAATGGCTGGCGCCGGAgctcctgctgttgctcctGGCGAGAAGCGGCAGATACTTCTCAGTGGCATCAAAGAAACGACCCTCATCACCCAGACACCGGCCACGGCGGCTCCTCTGCAGCAGAGCCAGCTCAACTCGCAGACGATCATCACTACGCAGCCGACCACGGCCACAGCAGTTGCGGgcctgcaacagcagcagcagcacatcCGCACcgtgctggagcagcagcagcagcaccatccATCCATCATTCAGCAGAAGATCACCATGCCGGTT ATCCCAGAGGCCGTTAAGTCCGCGACTGGTGGGGTCATAACCAAGAAGCCATTGCAACCACAGCTTGTACCCGCTGCGAAGCCAACGCTGTCACAGATAGTAATGAGCACCAGCGAATCCACATCCACAGCGGTTGCCAAGCCGCTGGCAGTTTTGGCGGAATCCAAGACAGTAGAGCACACAGCCTCCGCGGGGGCAAATAGCAGCACCTCATCTGTGGTGATCAGCCAGGTGCAGACGACGCCCCTGTACGCCACTCCAGCTGCAACAGGAGCTTCCATCGCCACTGTCAGTCCCActcccgtgcccgtgcccgtggaCGTGAATTGGCTGTTCATCTGCGACTGGCGCAACTGCCCGCGGCGCAAGTTCAAGTCGCTCAACGAGCTCAAATATCATGTCGTCAATGTCCACTGTCCAGACCACCTGGACGCCGATGCCGACATATATTGCCAGTGGGGAAGTGGTCCCGCCTTTTGCGATAACAGGGCTCGTCGACGCTACTCCCTGATGACCCATCTCATCGATCGTCATCTGGCATTGGACAATCTACGCGCCGGCGTGCAGCGTCGCCTGGCCACGGGCATACACAATGTGGCGCCTGCCCAGCCGCCCGTCACCATTGTGCGGAACGAAGGTCATGCCCAGAGGTTGGCGGGCAATGCCAGTGTCAGCGGCAGTGCACCGGCTCCAGTAGCGGCCCCCGTGGTGGGCAGTGCGGCGATGCAGGCCATGAATCGGCACACAACGGACTACACCAACTCCAAGGAGCTGATGGACGAGAACGAGGGTCCTGTGACCAAGAGCATTCGTCTGACGGCAGCGCTTATTCTGCGCAACCTGGTAACCAACACGTCAACGGCCAAACGCAGTCTCAAACGCTACGAGCCCCACCTGGCCAGTGTAGCCATGAGCAACGTCGAGGCCAGCGGAGTGCTCTCCCACATCATGTACGAGCTGAGCCAGTAG
- the LOC108159652 gene encoding heat shock protein 75 kDa, mitochondrial isoform X1 has protein sequence MSVRAIGLLAQARHFSRLGGVLRQSNRCAAAAFNVALGWQRSPADMSYRRFATETKQADTPVDKHEFQAETRQLLDIVARSLYSDQEVFVRELISNASDALEKFRYTALSTGEAELSSKDRALEIRITTDKPQMQLTIQDTGIGMTKEELISNLGTIARSGSKQFLEQMKNEKQASDAISNIIGQFGVGFYSAFIVAQRVEVYTRAATPNAPGLRWSTDGSGTYQIEEVQDVDFGTKIVLHLKTDCREYADEDRIRTVIKKYSNFVGSPILLNGKQANEIKPLWLLDPQSIRMEQHHDFYRFISNSFDVPRFTLHYNADVPILVHALLYFPEGKPGLFEMSRDGNTGVALYTRKVLIQSKTEHLLPKWLRFVKGVVDSEDIPLNLSRELLQNSSIIRKLSSVLTSRVIRFLQERAKKQPEEYESFYRDYGLFLKEGIVTSSDSAEKEEIAKLLRFDSSKAEGSEGRMSLEDYYTSVGLEQKNIYYLAAPNRVLAESSPYYESLKKRNELVLFCYEPYDELVLMQLGKYKQKNLVSVEKEMREDSKDPSATTDYGEGSLLRSELDSLIPWIQNELQGQVVKVKATSRLDTHPCVVTVEEMAAARHFIRTQSHQVPEQNRFALLQPELEINPKHPIIKKLNKLRESDTELAKLITKQLFANAMVGAGLAEDPRMLLTNMNELLTKALDKY, from the exons ATGTCGGTGCGGGCAATTGGACTGCTAGCTCAGGCGCGTCATTTCAGCCGCCTGGGTGGAGTGCTGAGGCAAAGCAATCGATGTGCAGCTGCAGCTTTCAATGTGGCTCTGGGATGGCAGCGATCGCCGGCCG ATATGTCGTACCGCCGTTTCGCCACGGAGACGAAACAGGCGGACACACCCGTGGACAAGCACGAGTTTCAGGCAGAGACTCGTCAGCTTCTGGACATTGTGGCACGCTCCCTTTACTCAGATCAAGAGGTTTTTGTGCGCGAGTTGATCTCGAATGCCAGCGATGCCCTGGAGAAGTTCCGTTACACGGCCCTGAGCACTGGGGAGGCGGAACTGTCCAGCAAGGATAGGGCTCTGGAGATACGCATCACCACAGACAAGCCGCAGATGCAGCTTACCATCCAAGACACGGGCATCGGGATGACCAAGGAAGAGCTCATCAGCAACCTGGGTACCATTGCCCGCAGCGGGTCGAAGCAGTTCCTGGAACAGATGAAGAACGAGAAGCAGGCGTCTGATGCTATTTCCAACATCATTGGACAGTTCGGTGTCGGCTTCTACTCAGCCTTCATTGTCGCACAGCGCGTAGAGGTGTACACACGGGCTGCCACCCCCAATGCTCCCGGCCTGCGCTGGTCAACGGACGGCAGTGGCACCTACCAGATCGAGGAGGTCCAAGACGTGGACTTTGGCACCAAAATTGTACTGCACCTGAAGACCGATTGCCGTGAGTATGCGGACGAAGACCGCATCCGGACTGTCATCAAGAAGTATAGCAATTTTGTGGGCTCTCCCATCCTGCTGAACGGCAAGCAGGCCAACGAAATCAAGCCCCTGTGGCTGCTGGATCCGCAGAGCATCCGCATGGAGCAGCATCATGACTTCTACCGCTTCATCAGCAACAGCTTTGATGTGCCCCGATTCACACTACACTACAACGCCGATGTTCCCATTCTGGTGCACGCCCTTCTATACTTCCCCGAGGGAAAGCCTGGACTCTTCGAGATGTCTCGCGACGGCAACACGGGGGTGGCTTTGTACACCCGGAAGGTGCTCATCCAATCCAAGACCGAGCACTTGCTGCCCAAATGGCTGCGCTTCGTAAAGGGCGTCGTCGATTCCGAGGATATTCCCCTCAATCTGAGTCGTGAGCTGCTCCAGAACAGCAGCATCATTCGCAAGCTTTCCAGCGTATTGACCTCACGGGTGATCCGCTTTCTCCAGGAGCGCGCCAAGAAGCAGCCGGAGGAGTACGAGTCCTTCTACCGTGACTATGGTCTGTTCTTGAAGGAGGGAATCGTCACTTCCAGCGATTCGGCGGAAAAGGAGGAAATAGCCAAGCTCCTCCGATTCGACTCCTCAAAGGCGGAAGGTTCCGAGGGACGCATGTCCCTGGAGGACTACTACACCTCCGTCGGCCTTGAGCAGAAAAACATTTACTACTTGGCTGCGCCGAACCGAGTTCTTGCCGAGTCCTCGCCCTACTACGAGAGCCTGAAAAAGCGAAACGAACTTGTTCTCTTCTGCTACGAACCATACGATGAACTCGTTCTCATGCAGCTAGGAAAGTACAAGCAGAAGAACCTGGTCTCGGTGGAAAAGGAAATGCGGGAAGATTCGAAGGATCCGAGTGCAACCACTGACTACGGCGAGGGCAGCCTGTTGCGCTCCGAGCTGGACAGCTTGATACCCTGGATtcagaacgagctccagggcCAAGTGGTCAAGGTGAAAGCCACCTCCCGCCTGGACACACATCCCTGCGTTGTCACTGTGGAAGAAATGGCTGCGGCCCGTCACTTCATCCGCACCCAAAGCCACCAGGTGCCGGAGCAGAACCGCTTTGCCCTGCTGCAGCCGGAACTAGAGATCAATCCAAA ACATCCCATTATCAAGAAGCTGAACAAGCTGCGCGAGAGTGACACCGAGTTAGCCAAGTTGATTACCAAGCAGCTCTTTGCCAATGCCATGGTAGGGGCCGGACTTGCGGAGGATCCTCGCATGCTTCTGACCAACATGAACGAGCTGCTCACGAAAGCTCTGGATAAATACTAA
- the LOC108159652 gene encoding heat shock protein 75 kDa, mitochondrial isoform X2, producing the protein MSVRAIGLLAQARHFSRLGGVLRQSNRCAAAAFNVALGWQRSPADMSYRRFATETKQADTPVDKHEFQAETRQLLDIVARSLYSDQEVFVRELISNASDALEKFRYTALSTGEAELSSKDRALEIRITTDKPQMQLTIQDTGIGMTKEELISNLGTIARSGSKQFLEQMKNEKQASDAISNIIGQFGVGFYSAFIVAQRVEVYTRAATPNAPGLRWSTDGSGTYQIEEVQDVDFGTKIVLHLKTDCREYADEDRIRTVIKKYSNFVGSPILLNGKQANEIKPLWLLDPQSIRMEQHHDFYRFISNSFDVPRFTLHYNADVPILVHALLYFPEGKPGLFEMSRDGNTGVALYTRKVLIQSKTEHLLPKWLRFVKGVVDSEDIPLNLSRELLQNSSIIRKLSSVLTSRVIRFLQERAKKQPEEYESFYRDYGLFLKEGIVTSSDSAEKEEIAKLLRFDSSKAEGSEGRMSLEDYYTSVGLEQKNIYYLAAPNRVLAESSPYYESLKKRNELVLFCYEPYDELVLMQLGKYKQKNLVSVEKEMREDSKDPSATTDYGEGSLLRSELDSLIPWIQNELQGQVVKVKATSRLDTHPCVVTVEEMAAARHFIRTQSHQVPEQNRFALLQPELEINPKFPPFQTSHYQEAEQAARE; encoded by the exons ATGTCGGTGCGGGCAATTGGACTGCTAGCTCAGGCGCGTCATTTCAGCCGCCTGGGTGGAGTGCTGAGGCAAAGCAATCGATGTGCAGCTGCAGCTTTCAATGTGGCTCTGGGATGGCAGCGATCGCCGGCCG ATATGTCGTACCGCCGTTTCGCCACGGAGACGAAACAGGCGGACACACCCGTGGACAAGCACGAGTTTCAGGCAGAGACTCGTCAGCTTCTGGACATTGTGGCACGCTCCCTTTACTCAGATCAAGAGGTTTTTGTGCGCGAGTTGATCTCGAATGCCAGCGATGCCCTGGAGAAGTTCCGTTACACGGCCCTGAGCACTGGGGAGGCGGAACTGTCCAGCAAGGATAGGGCTCTGGAGATACGCATCACCACAGACAAGCCGCAGATGCAGCTTACCATCCAAGACACGGGCATCGGGATGACCAAGGAAGAGCTCATCAGCAACCTGGGTACCATTGCCCGCAGCGGGTCGAAGCAGTTCCTGGAACAGATGAAGAACGAGAAGCAGGCGTCTGATGCTATTTCCAACATCATTGGACAGTTCGGTGTCGGCTTCTACTCAGCCTTCATTGTCGCACAGCGCGTAGAGGTGTACACACGGGCTGCCACCCCCAATGCTCCCGGCCTGCGCTGGTCAACGGACGGCAGTGGCACCTACCAGATCGAGGAGGTCCAAGACGTGGACTTTGGCACCAAAATTGTACTGCACCTGAAGACCGATTGCCGTGAGTATGCGGACGAAGACCGCATCCGGACTGTCATCAAGAAGTATAGCAATTTTGTGGGCTCTCCCATCCTGCTGAACGGCAAGCAGGCCAACGAAATCAAGCCCCTGTGGCTGCTGGATCCGCAGAGCATCCGCATGGAGCAGCATCATGACTTCTACCGCTTCATCAGCAACAGCTTTGATGTGCCCCGATTCACACTACACTACAACGCCGATGTTCCCATTCTGGTGCACGCCCTTCTATACTTCCCCGAGGGAAAGCCTGGACTCTTCGAGATGTCTCGCGACGGCAACACGGGGGTGGCTTTGTACACCCGGAAGGTGCTCATCCAATCCAAGACCGAGCACTTGCTGCCCAAATGGCTGCGCTTCGTAAAGGGCGTCGTCGATTCCGAGGATATTCCCCTCAATCTGAGTCGTGAGCTGCTCCAGAACAGCAGCATCATTCGCAAGCTTTCCAGCGTATTGACCTCACGGGTGATCCGCTTTCTCCAGGAGCGCGCCAAGAAGCAGCCGGAGGAGTACGAGTCCTTCTACCGTGACTATGGTCTGTTCTTGAAGGAGGGAATCGTCACTTCCAGCGATTCGGCGGAAAAGGAGGAAATAGCCAAGCTCCTCCGATTCGACTCCTCAAAGGCGGAAGGTTCCGAGGGACGCATGTCCCTGGAGGACTACTACACCTCCGTCGGCCTTGAGCAGAAAAACATTTACTACTTGGCTGCGCCGAACCGAGTTCTTGCCGAGTCCTCGCCCTACTACGAGAGCCTGAAAAAGCGAAACGAACTTGTTCTCTTCTGCTACGAACCATACGATGAACTCGTTCTCATGCAGCTAGGAAAGTACAAGCAGAAGAACCTGGTCTCGGTGGAAAAGGAAATGCGGGAAGATTCGAAGGATCCGAGTGCAACCACTGACTACGGCGAGGGCAGCCTGTTGCGCTCCGAGCTGGACAGCTTGATACCCTGGATtcagaacgagctccagggcCAAGTGGTCAAGGTGAAAGCCACCTCCCGCCTGGACACACATCCCTGCGTTGTCACTGTGGAAGAAATGGCTGCGGCCCGTCACTTCATCCGCACCCAAAGCCACCAGGTGCCGGAGCAGAACCGCTTTGCCCTGCTGCAGCCGGAACTAGAGATCAATCCAAA GTTTCCGCCTTTTCAGACATCCCATTATCAAGAAGCTGAACAAGCTGCGCGAGAGTGA